In a single window of the Paenibacillus sp. MMS20-IR301 genome:
- a CDS encoding glycoside hydrolase family 88 protein — translation MKDKWPEMAWQRVAEKIERISRTIGAAFPNGSIHGRYQLAAAHDWIAGFWPGMLWAVYEETGKEELKELAVQCERQISRTLWDSFELLHHDVGFMFELSSVRQYKLIQDEEARRHGLMAASLLAARFNPAGGFIRAWPNWGDEDHTGWAIIDCMMNLPLLYWASAELSDPRYRQIAVLHADTVLREFLQADGSVHHIVCFDPDTGARVEALAGQGYAADSAWSRGAAWALYGFALSYRYTGHDRYLAAACKVAAFFLKHLPEDLVPYWDFRLPEPDAAGMPRDSSAAAIAAAGLLELAEAVPAEAGREYKAAAAAIIRSLYENYGAWDEDEEGLLLQGTGYYGREIYVDRPLIFGDYYFVEALKRLKNS, via the coding sequence AAGGACAAATGGCCGGAGATGGCCTGGCAGAGAGTAGCTGAGAAAATCGAACGGATCAGCCGGACAATAGGGGCAGCATTTCCAAACGGCTCCATACATGGCCGTTACCAGCTGGCGGCAGCCCATGACTGGATTGCAGGCTTCTGGCCCGGAATGCTGTGGGCCGTGTATGAGGAGACAGGGAAGGAAGAACTAAAGGAGCTGGCCGTGCAATGTGAACGGCAGATCAGCCGGACACTGTGGGACAGCTTCGAGCTGCTGCATCATGACGTTGGTTTCATGTTTGAGCTTAGCAGTGTCCGGCAGTATAAGCTGATTCAGGATGAGGAGGCCAGACGCCACGGATTGATGGCCGCCAGCCTGCTGGCTGCCAGATTCAACCCGGCAGGCGGGTTCATCCGGGCTTGGCCCAATTGGGGCGATGAAGACCATACGGGCTGGGCAATAATCGATTGCATGATGAATCTGCCGCTGCTCTATTGGGCTTCAGCAGAGCTGTCTGATCCGCGGTACCGGCAAATAGCCGTGCTTCATGCCGATACCGTGCTGCGGGAATTTCTCCAGGCGGATGGCTCGGTCCACCACATCGTCTGCTTTGATCCGGATACTGGTGCACGGGTCGAAGCGTTGGCCGGCCAGGGATATGCGGCTGACTCTGCCTGGTCCAGAGGAGCCGCGTGGGCGTTGTACGGGTTTGCGCTCAGCTACAGATACACGGGGCATGACAGATATTTAGCTGCTGCCTGTAAGGTTGCCGCCTTCTTCCTGAAGCATCTTCCGGAGGATCTGGTGCCGTACTGGGATTTCAGGCTGCCGGAGCCTGATGCCGCGGGTATGCCGAGGGACTCTTCGGCAGCTGCCATTGCCGCAGCCGGATTGCTGGAGCTGGCTGAAGCCGTGCCAGCAGAGGCAGGCAGGGAATATAAAGCTGCAGCTGCAGCCATTATTCGCTCCTTATATGAGAATTACGGCGCCTGGGATGAGGACGAGGAGGGGCTGCTGCTCCAGGGAACAGGCTATTACGGAAGAGAGATTTATGTAGACCGGCCGCTTATTTTCGGTGACTATTATTTCGTGGAAGCGCTTAAACGGCTTAAGAATAGTTAA
- a CDS encoding GDSL-type esterase/lipase family protein has translation MTNDRVVLIKPGNFGQIVAADGRRGEFDIGNEVILSHRLPVDAVFIGDSITHMWELNAYFGRNGRLLVNRGIGGDISSHVARRFAADVIQLQPKCAVIKIGVNNFWALDGWTAADRKPVEEIVADLVSDVQDMVRQAKEHGIVPVICSVLPTHMPHSGNDGLRNTGIQNANELLRTLAAEQGAIYVDYHSRMVQPDRLQLRGGLADDGLHPHVRGYDIMAETLRETLRTTGIDWLA, from the coding sequence ATGACAAATGATCGTGTGGTGCTCATTAAGCCGGGGAATTTCGGACAGATTGTGGCGGCAGACGGCCGCAGAGGTGAATTTGACATTGGTAATGAGGTCATTCTCAGCCATCGGCTGCCGGTGGATGCTGTATTTATCGGAGATTCCATTACCCACATGTGGGAGCTGAATGCTTATTTCGGCCGCAACGGCAGATTGCTAGTGAACCGGGGAATCGGAGGCGATATCAGCAGTCATGTAGCAAGACGGTTTGCCGCCGATGTCATCCAGCTACAGCCCAAATGCGCAGTGATCAAGATAGGCGTGAACAACTTCTGGGCGCTGGACGGCTGGACGGCGGCTGACCGCAAGCCTGTGGAAGAGATTGTCGCTGATCTGGTGAGCGATGTTCAGGATATGGTAAGGCAAGCCAAGGAGCACGGTATAGTACCTGTAATCTGTTCGGTTCTTCCAACGCATATGCCGCATTCGGGTAATGACGGACTGCGCAACACCGGGATTCAGAATGCCAACGAGCTGCTGCGCACGCTGGCCGCAGAGCAGGGCGCCATCTATGTGGATTATCATTCCAGGATGGTCCAGCCGGACCGGCTTCAGCTGCGTGGCGGACTAGCAGACGATGGCCTGCATCCGCATGTACGGGGCTATGATATTATGGCTGAGACCTTACGTGAGACACTGCGTACTACAGGGATTGATTGGCTGGCATAG
- a CDS encoding AraC family transcriptional regulator, with translation MDIHNMVITNDQLREITTHGSKNFPFQYYLDDINHYPDHRVNCHWHDEIEFALIQEGEANYQIGDQMVVLHKGEGIFINSGIIHGYEAENHTLVPNIVFSPELIAGGNQTVYQKYIRPIQTSQISYLTLSSRVSWQEDIRRSLNHIFSLCNSGDETRELDIQIATTSIWRQVFLHQDSCIFSPHTATYITTQTRLRLMIEYIGNHFMDKIRLEDIAFAAKVSKSEALRCFKEGAATSPVDFLIQFRLKQGRKMLLATKRTVTDIAGTVGFDNVGYFDRMFKKAYGVTPNQLRRHFIEQGPAVLHHGTEKPGAGLTTMIE, from the coding sequence ATGGATATACATAATATGGTTATTACAAATGACCAGCTTCGGGAAATAACAACGCATGGATCCAAAAATTTTCCATTTCAATATTATCTTGATGATATTAATCATTATCCTGACCACAGAGTTAATTGCCATTGGCATGATGAAATAGAGTTTGCACTCATTCAAGAAGGTGAGGCTAACTATCAGATCGGTGATCAAATGGTTGTGCTCCATAAAGGAGAAGGGATTTTTATCAATTCGGGGATAATTCACGGTTATGAAGCGGAGAACCATACACTTGTTCCCAATATAGTATTCTCTCCGGAGTTAATTGCTGGAGGAAACCAGACTGTGTATCAAAAATATATACGGCCTATACAAACCTCTCAGATCTCATACTTAACCTTAAGCAGCAGGGTTAGCTGGCAAGAGGATATTCGGAGATCCTTAAACCATATTTTTAGCTTATGCAATTCAGGGGATGAGACAAGGGAGCTGGATATACAAATTGCAACTACCTCTATATGGCGCCAAGTGTTTTTGCATCAAGATTCCTGCATTTTTTCTCCTCATACCGCAACCTATATCACTACCCAGACACGTCTGCGTTTGATGATAGAATACATTGGAAACCACTTTATGGACAAAATTCGTCTTGAAGATATTGCATTTGCGGCTAAAGTAAGTAAAAGTGAGGCTTTGCGCTGTTTTAAAGAAGGAGCAGCTACTTCACCTGTAGATTTTTTGATCCAATTTCGTCTTAAGCAAGGCAGAAAAATGTTATTGGCTACAAAAAGAACGGTTACAGATATTGCTGGAACAGTCGGATTTGATAATGTAGGGTATTTCGACCGCATGTTTAAGAAGGCATATGGAGTTACGCCAAACCAGCTACGTAGACATTTTATAGAACAAGGGCCCGCTGTTTTGCATCATGGGACAGAAAAGCCGGGGGCTGGGTTAACAACTATGATAGAATAG
- a CDS encoding MFS transporter, giving the protein MATLLLVVIYIIFISLGIPDSLFGAAWPAIYEEFSLPVSAAGSVTFTISACTTISSLLSARLINKYGTAKLTAISVFLTATALLGFSLSPNIIWFCLFAVPLGLGAGAVDAALNNYVALYYKASHMNLLHCFYGLGVSVSPYIMSLALSQQNNWRGGYSNAFWIQIIIALIALCTLPLWKKVHLRKQEPEDEVFHIVSITKLCKLPAARAVFFILISSCAIEYTAGIWGSTFLVNTKGLTAENAAKCLALYYIGLATGRLLAGLAATRLSSWKLISIGQSVLITAIFMLMLPLPTSVSVGALFLIGLGNAPIFPNILHLTPQNFGKEYSQSMMGAQMAVSYVGIALMPPLYGILAQKLSMSIFPYFIVLLFSLMVFSIYRLRATLKEQQIKQH; this is encoded by the coding sequence ATGGCAACGCTGTTACTGGTAGTCATTTACATCATTTTTATAAGTCTTGGAATTCCTGATTCTTTGTTCGGGGCAGCTTGGCCAGCTATTTACGAAGAATTTAGCTTACCAGTTTCAGCAGCAGGATCTGTGACGTTTACTATTTCGGCTTGTACAACCATTTCCAGCCTTCTTAGTGCAAGGCTTATTAATAAGTACGGCACAGCCAAGCTTACTGCAATCAGTGTTTTCCTGACAGCTACAGCATTATTGGGCTTTTCACTTTCTCCAAATATAATTTGGTTCTGTTTATTCGCTGTTCCGTTAGGACTAGGTGCAGGAGCTGTAGATGCAGCACTCAACAATTATGTTGCGCTTTATTATAAAGCCAGCCATATGAATCTCTTGCACTGCTTTTACGGTCTTGGAGTTTCTGTAAGTCCATATATCATGTCACTTGCACTTTCACAACAGAATAATTGGCGGGGTGGCTATAGCAATGCTTTTTGGATTCAGATAATTATCGCATTAATTGCCCTTTGTACTTTACCGCTCTGGAAGAAAGTACATCTACGCAAGCAAGAACCTGAAGATGAAGTTTTTCATATAGTTAGCATTACTAAACTATGTAAACTTCCCGCTGCAAGAGCAGTATTCTTTATACTCATCAGCTCTTGCGCTATTGAGTATACGGCTGGCATTTGGGGAAGCACTTTTCTAGTGAACACTAAAGGATTAACTGCCGAGAACGCTGCTAAATGCCTTGCCTTGTATTATATTGGACTAGCTACCGGTAGACTGTTAGCAGGTTTGGCAGCAACCCGATTGTCAAGCTGGAAATTGATTAGTATCGGCCAGAGTGTCTTGATTACCGCGATTTTCATGCTCATGCTGCCATTGCCTACAAGCGTTTCAGTTGGAGCATTATTTTTAATCGGTCTTGGTAACGCCCCTATATTCCCTAATATTCTTCACTTAACTCCACAGAATTTTGGAAAAGAGTACTCACAGTCCATGATGGGAGCACAGATGGCTGTTTCCTATGTCGGGATCGCCCTGATGCCTCCGCTTTACGGTATACTTGCACAAAAACTTAGCATGAGTATATTCCCTTATTTTATAGTGCTCTTATTTTCTTTGATGGTCTTCTCCATTTACCGTCTAAGAGCTACTCTGAAGGAACAGCAAATAAAACAGCATTAG
- a CDS encoding sugar O-acetyltransferase: MTEKEKSHAGLLYQPNDPELVADRDVTVKKLYDYNNLHPLERELRSTAIRELLGKVGENCIVEQQLFCTYGYNTTLGNNCFINLNCKLMDSGFITIGDNVFIAPNVCVITENHAMDVEQRLAGLEYTAPVTIGDNVWIGAGVIILPGVTIQ, encoded by the coding sequence ATGACAGAAAAAGAAAAATCACATGCTGGCTTGTTGTACCAACCTAATGACCCCGAGCTTGTTGCGGACCGTGATGTAACTGTGAAGAAACTGTACGACTACAACAACCTACACCCTCTTGAGCGCGAATTAAGAAGTACCGCTATACGCGAATTGCTCGGTAAGGTCGGCGAAAATTGTATTGTGGAGCAGCAGCTTTTTTGTACTTATGGGTATAATACTACACTGGGTAATAATTGCTTCATTAATCTTAACTGCAAACTTATGGACAGTGGATTCATTACGATTGGAGACAATGTATTTATTGCCCCTAATGTTTGTGTCATAACGGAGAATCACGCAATGGATGTGGAGCAACGTTTGGCGGGATTAGAATACACAGCTCCTGTCACAATTGGCGATAATGTCTGGATCGGTGCTGGTGTCATCATATTGCCAGGTGTAACAATTCAGTAG
- a CDS encoding alpha/beta hydrolase encodes MTNKEKGRKKVLWGFIYVGTFIIAFAASAIIKMTYNPLSGEMQVDWNDSVGRVYTDIAYSEKEQNKFDLYVPSDNTKKTYGLVVYLHAGGFSTGDKNDDANMLKWLTSKGYVAAGINYTLRNDNNPEASVYTMSQEIKESIPVVKAEAEKLGYNLDRMAISGGSAGGTLALLYAYRDAAASPIPVTMVFEMVGPPSFYPEDWTPYGLDKNPEAAADLFSVMSGNTITTNMIGTPKYEEAVKGISPYMWINENSVPSLVAYGKYDKVAPFRSVKHLINALEENHVPHDYFEFPHSGHGLQNDNKLYAKYIEKMNEYLERYMASE; translated from the coding sequence ATGACAAATAAAGAAAAAGGCAGAAAAAAAGTCCTTTGGGGATTTATTTATGTGGGGACTTTCATTATTGCATTTGCCGCTTCGGCCATCATCAAAATGACCTACAATCCGCTGTCTGGAGAAATGCAGGTGGATTGGAATGACTCCGTTGGCCGTGTATATACGGATATCGCCTACAGCGAAAAGGAGCAGAACAAATTCGACCTGTATGTTCCCTCGGATAATACAAAGAAAACTTACGGTCTTGTTGTATATCTCCATGCAGGAGGGTTCTCAACCGGTGACAAAAATGATGACGCCAATATGCTGAAATGGCTCACCTCAAAAGGTTACGTCGCTGCAGGAATTAATTATACGCTGCGTAATGACAATAACCCTGAAGCCAGTGTGTATACCATGTCACAGGAAATCAAAGAAAGTATTCCGGTTGTAAAAGCAGAAGCGGAAAAGTTAGGCTACAATCTCGATCGGATGGCGATATCCGGTGGATCAGCGGGAGGGACGCTGGCGCTATTGTATGCATACCGCGATGCAGCTGCCTCTCCGATTCCTGTTACAATGGTCTTTGAAATGGTCGGCCCTCCCAGCTTTTATCCGGAGGACTGGACTCCTTACGGTTTGGATAAGAATCCAGAGGCAGCGGCAGACTTATTCAGCGTAATGTCCGGCAACACCATCACAACCAATATGATAGGAACGCCAAAGTATGAGGAAGCAGTCAAAGGGATTTCACCGTATATGTGGATTAATGAAAACTCTGTGCCTTCACTGGTTGCTTATGGAAAATACGATAAGGTAGCTCCGTTTAGGTCAGTAAAACATCTGATTAATGCTTTGGAGGAAAACCATGTGCCCCACGATTATTTCGAATTCCCTCATTCGGGACATGGTCTGCAAAATGACAATAAGCTTTATGCAAAATATATAGAGAAGATGAATGAGTATCTGGAACGGTATATGGCAAGTGAATAA
- a CDS encoding alpha/beta hydrolase, translated as MKLLKRIFLFVAIVIVVIILAVVAVFKYLSYRNDHYYRFVKTDKPIEAQYTALGPHKVSYAEFDADHDSYKKYEIWYPSEMKDRSSAYPLVVMANGTGITASKYKSVFKHLASWGFVVVGNEDENSRTGASSSASLEFLLKLNEDAKSDFYGKIDVDNIGIGGHSQGGVGTINAVTNQKNGNLYKSMFTASATSSYWGQKNVFGTDWSYDITKVNIPYFMVAGTGNFDAGTAEDIRATEGQGIAPLWSMNKNYSIIPDTVTKVMARRVNTDHSDMLNHADGYMTAWFMYWLKDDLQAGTAFFGNDAEILTNANWQDVAKNH; from the coding sequence ATGAAACTATTAAAAAGAATATTCCTATTTGTGGCTATCGTAATTGTTGTAATTATTTTGGCAGTTGTGGCGGTTTTCAAATATCTGTCATACCGCAATGATCATTATTATAGATTTGTAAAGACTGACAAGCCAATAGAAGCCCAATATACGGCACTTGGACCCCATAAGGTTTCTTATGCAGAATTCGACGCAGATCATGATAGTTATAAGAAATATGAGATTTGGTATCCGTCCGAAATGAAAGATCGTTCATCTGCCTATCCTCTCGTTGTAATGGCAAACGGCACGGGAATTACGGCTTCAAAATACAAATCTGTTTTTAAACATCTTGCTTCCTGGGGATTTGTCGTTGTTGGCAATGAGGACGAAAATTCGCGAACAGGAGCTTCATCATCTGCAAGTCTTGAGTTTCTGCTGAAACTGAATGAAGACGCCAAGAGCGATTTTTATGGAAAAATTGATGTTGATAACATCGGGATCGGCGGACATTCGCAGGGAGGCGTGGGCACAATAAATGCTGTAACCAATCAGAAGAATGGTAATTTATACAAGTCCATGTTTACGGCAAGCGCCACTTCAAGCTACTGGGGCCAGAAAAATGTATTCGGAACGGATTGGAGCTACGACATAACTAAGGTTAATATACCCTACTTCATGGTTGCTGGTACGGGGAATTTTGATGCAGGTACTGCAGAAGACATAAGGGCTACAGAAGGGCAGGGGATTGCTCCGCTTTGGTCAATGAACAAGAATTATTCCATTATTCCCGATACGGTAACCAAGGTTATGGCAAGGCGCGTAAACACAGACCACAGTGATATGCTGAATCATGCTGACGGATATATGACAGCTTGGTTTATGTATTGGCTGAAAGACGATCTGCAAGCGGGAACTGCATTCTTTGGCAACGATGCTGAGATCCTTACAAATGCTAACTGGCAGGATGTAGCGAAAAATCACTGA
- a CDS encoding TetR-like C-terminal domain-containing protein, which yields MADKNKKNTFVKLQITNSLLDLLKIKELKSISISDLTSQAKVSRVSFYRNYNEKEDIIKEYVYKLIGDWHEEYQESIKASEEDMLGSMFDHFSKQREFYLLLTQRNLFHLLKDVLKALYGPKPEYPNFGAYVAAYFAYGLFGWIEEWFARGMQESAEEMTILLKNRDLS from the coding sequence ATGGCCGATAAAAATAAAAAAAACACATTTGTAAAGCTTCAAATTACAAATTCACTTCTTGATCTGTTGAAAATAAAAGAGCTAAAGTCGATCTCCATCAGTGATCTCACCTCCCAGGCAAAGGTAAGCCGTGTTTCCTTTTACCGGAACTATAATGAAAAAGAAGATATTATAAAGGAATATGTCTATAAACTTATTGGGGATTGGCATGAGGAATATCAAGAGAGCATCAAGGCCTCTGAAGAAGACATGCTGGGGAGTATGTTTGATCACTTCAGTAAACAGAGGGAATTCTACCTGCTTCTTACTCAAAGAAATTTGTTTCATCTTCTAAAAGATGTGCTCAAAGCGCTCTATGGACCGAAGCCGGAATATCCAAACTTTGGTGCCTACGTGGCGGCCTATTTTGCTTACGGATTGTTCGGCTGGATTGAAGAATGGTTTGCCCGAGGGATGCAAGAATCAGCAGAAGAAATGACGATCCTTCTGAAGAATCGTGATTTATCGTAA
- a CDS encoding tannase/feruloyl esterase family alpha/beta hydrolase — protein MNASLHPKFNTNFESFPILNVPPDGVLDYYNRVVQLIGSNEDTRKFFRLFFNPGDGHGNCYTHGPGLTKTTGMKALMDWVEKGDSGKRVDRIFMR, from the coding sequence ATTAATGCAAGTTTACATCCCAAATTCAATACCAATTTCGAATCGTTTCCGATTCTTAATGTACCGCCGGATGGTGTGCTTGATTATTACAACCGTGTCGTCCAGCTAATCGGAAGCAATGAAGATACCAGGAAATTCTTCCGGTTGTTCTTTAATCCCGGCGACGGACATGGAAATTGTTACACCCATGGTCCCGGACTAACCAAGACAACCGGTATGAAGGCTTTAATGGATTGGGTAGAAAAGGGGGATTCGGGAAAGCGAGTTGACCGCATATTCATGAGGTAA
- a CDS encoding nuclear transport factor 2 family protein yields MINLAPPFTRETAIQKTRMAEDSWNSRDPQRVSLVYTEDCYWRNRSEFVTGRQEIVSLLTRKWAKELDYRLIKELWSFTDNRIAVRFAYEWHDDSGNWFRSYGNENWEFAEDGLMKRRFASINDMRIKEEERKFHWPLGTRPAEHPSLSELNL; encoded by the coding sequence ATGATTAATTTAGCTCCCCCATTCACTCGTGAAACAGCAATTCAAAAAACTCGTATGGCAGAAGACAGCTGGAATAGCCGAGACCCTCAGCGAGTCTCACTTGTGTATACTGAGGATTGTTATTGGAGAAATCGGAGCGAGTTTGTAACAGGCCGCCAAGAAATTGTCTCTTTGCTAACCAGAAAATGGGCCAAAGAACTGGACTACCGCCTTATCAAGGAGCTCTGGTCATTTACGGATAACCGTATTGCAGTTAGATTCGCATATGAATGGCATGATGATAGCGGCAATTGGTTCAGATCGTATGGAAACGAGAATTGGGAATTCGCTGAAGACGGTTTGATGAAGCGTAGGTTTGCTTCTATTAATGATATGCGGATTAAGGAAGAAGAACGAAAATTCCATTGGCCTCTCGGTACGCGTCCCGCTGAACATCCAAGCCTAAGTGAGTTAAACCTATGA
- a CDS encoding TetR/AcrR family transcriptional regulator — protein MTRTVFEKSDVIPLVTEVFRELGYEGASLSKITARTRLSKGSLYYFFPGGKDEMAAEILAHIDQWFIKNIFEPLEMNEPRAAIDHMWQEVDSYFQSGQRICLIGAFALDETRDRFAAVIRQYFKRWIEALSAALVQTGISKETADQISEETIASIQGGLMLSRALNDESFFERTLTNLSQRVSQLYGRSIS, from the coding sequence ATGACTCGCACTGTTTTTGAAAAATCTGATGTCATCCCTCTCGTTACTGAGGTATTTCGTGAATTAGGTTATGAAGGTGCATCGTTGAGTAAAATAACAGCCCGTACGCGTCTATCTAAAGGAAGTTTATATTATTTCTTTCCGGGTGGAAAAGATGAGATGGCTGCTGAAATTCTTGCTCATATTGATCAATGGTTTATCAAGAACATTTTTGAACCGCTCGAAATGAATGAACCCCGGGCAGCCATTGATCATATGTGGCAAGAGGTCGATTCTTATTTTCAATCTGGTCAGCGTATATGCCTTATTGGTGCATTTGCTTTGGACGAAACAAGAGATCGATTCGCTGCAGTAATTCGGCAGTATTTTAAAAGATGGATTGAAGCCTTAAGCGCGGCACTAGTTCAAACAGGTATCTCTAAAGAGACTGCTGATCAAATCTCAGAGGAAACCATTGCTAGCATTCAAGGGGGATTAATGCTGAGTAGAGCACTTAATGATGAATCCTTTTTTGAGCGTACATTGACAAATCTGTCACAACGAGTCTCGCAACTTTATGGGAGGTCAATATCATGA
- a CDS encoding DinB family protein, translating into MSNFVADQLRFVRRQAVDHVRNINDSASEKIPAGLKNNIKWNLGHMYVVHEKFAFQLTGEETKYPASFSKLFDPGTKPSDWNTEPPTLSQLIDLLTEQIDRVESVLSSKLKEEINPHYKSSTGLTFTNVEQLLCFLIYHEAMHFATIKNIKSIIDS; encoded by the coding sequence ATGAGCAATTTTGTCGCAGATCAATTGAGATTTGTTCGCCGTCAGGCAGTTGATCATGTGAGGAACATAAATGACTCTGCCTCGGAAAAAATTCCAGCAGGTTTGAAAAACAATATAAAATGGAATCTAGGCCATATGTATGTCGTACATGAGAAGTTCGCTTTCCAGCTTACTGGGGAAGAAACCAAATATCCTGCTAGTTTTAGTAAGTTGTTTGATCCAGGAACTAAACCGTCTGACTGGAATACAGAGCCTCCAACGTTGTCTCAGTTAATCGATTTGTTAACCGAACAAATTGACAGGGTAGAATCGGTACTTTCAAGCAAATTGAAAGAAGAAATCAATCCGCATTACAAGTCTTCTACAGGACTTACCTTTACAAATGTAGAACAATTACTGTGTTTTCTGATTTACCATGAAGCAATGCACTTTGCAACAATTAAAAACATCAAGAGCATAATTGACAGTTAG
- a CDS encoding alanine--tRNA ligase: MVKMTPDELRKSYIDFMKGRGASQVPSSSLLPENDPSTLFTGSGMQPMVPYLLGEKHPVGNELANIQKCLRTGDIDEVGDMSHLTFFEMIGRWEFKANEANYKKKQIDAIWNWQISELGIDPGRLYISAFIGSDDLNIQKDTEAIGLWSEKFKSVGIEPIVEDDPYQYGASRGGRIFLYDEKENWWSRTGSPLHMPVGEPGGPDSEMFYDLEPGGDSMDHPASDSGRFLEIGNNVFMCYKKEDTGFVKMQNPNIDYGGGLERVATALSGDKDIYNTAFFLNPKNKLMELSGKPYTDDVKSFRIILDHVRAATFLINDGAEPANSDAGYITRRLLRRAIRAGKKIGIQGSFVGELSEVYIDEATAYEDLTGNKKKIIDIVNKEENLFYRTLQQSEFEIQKHLKHKGNVTGADAFYFYETYGFPLELTEEFLTESGYSIEDKASYTEAAKKHADKSRTASAGKFTGGLAEHSTETTALHTVSHLLLAGLREVLGDHVHQQGSNITSERLRFDFNHEEKLTPEQIAELEKYVNDAISSKAVTYISELPKIEAKESNVEGNFWDKYPDIVKVYTIKDNNGKVWSREVCGGPHVEDTTTLGKFRITKEQSSAAGVRRIKGVINKNAEQ, from the coding sequence ATGGTGAAGATGACACCAGATGAGTTAAGAAAATCGTATATTGATTTTATGAAAGGAAGAGGGGCCAGCCAAGTCCCCTCTTCCAGCTTGTTGCCAGAAAACGATCCCTCAACGTTGTTTACAGGCAGTGGAATGCAGCCAATGGTTCCCTATTTATTGGGGGAAAAGCATCCGGTAGGTAATGAGCTTGCTAATATTCAGAAGTGTTTAAGGACAGGGGATATTGATGAAGTAGGAGATATGTCGCATCTGACATTTTTTGAAATGATAGGCCGGTGGGAATTTAAAGCAAATGAAGCTAACTATAAGAAAAAGCAAATCGATGCCATTTGGAATTGGCAAATTAGCGAATTAGGCATTGATCCTGGCAGGCTGTATATCAGTGCTTTTATAGGAAGTGATGATTTGAATATACAGAAAGATACGGAAGCCATTGGGCTCTGGTCAGAAAAATTCAAATCCGTGGGTATAGAACCTATCGTTGAAGATGATCCCTACCAATATGGGGCATCTAGAGGCGGAAGAATATTCTTGTACGATGAAAAAGAAAATTGGTGGAGCCGAACCGGAAGCCCACTCCATATGCCTGTTGGTGAACCGGGTGGACCTGACAGTGAAATGTTCTATGATCTTGAACCGGGCGGGGATTCAATGGATCATCCTGCTTCGGATAGCGGGAGGTTTTTAGAAATCGGGAACAACGTATTTATGTGCTACAAAAAAGAAGACACAGGATTTGTAAAAATGCAAAATCCTAATATTGATTATGGAGGCGGATTAGAAAGGGTTGCAACGGCCCTTAGTGGTGACAAGGATATTTATAATACGGCTTTCTTCCTTAACCCCAAGAATAAATTGATGGAGTTAAGCGGTAAACCATACACTGACGATGTAAAGTCGTTTAGAATCATACTTGATCATGTGAGAGCGGCTACTTTTCTAATTAATGATGGTGCGGAGCCAGCTAATAGTGATGCAGGGTATATCACAAGAAGGTTATTAAGAAGGGCGATCCGGGCAGGTAAAAAAATAGGTATACAAGGAAGTTTTGTAGGTGAGCTGTCTGAAGTTTATATAGATGAAGCAACAGCTTATGAAGATTTGACCGGTAATAAAAAGAAAATTATCGATATTGTAAATAAGGAAGAAAATCTTTTCTATAGAACTTTACAGCAAAGCGAATTTGAAATACAAAAACATCTTAAGCATAAGGGCAACGTTACAGGTGCAGATGCCTTTTATTTTTACGAAACCTATGGGTTTCCCTTGGAATTGACGGAAGAGTTTCTAACGGAAAGCGGATATAGCATTGAGGACAAGGCGTCTTACACAGAGGCGGCAAAGAAACATGCTGACAAGAGCAGAACTGCTTCTGCGGGTAAATTCACAGGCGGATTAGCTGAGCATTCAACAGAAACAACAGCGCTGCACACGGTATCTCATTTATTACTTGCTGGGTTAAGGGAAGTTTTAGGGGATCATGTTCATCAACAAGGAAGTAATATTACTTCAGAACGATTACGGTTTGACTTCAACCATGAAGAGAAACTTACGCCAGAGCAAATAGCTGAATTGGAAAAGTATGTGAATGATGCGATTTCATCAAAAGCAGTTACCTATATTTCAGAGCTGCCTAAAATCGAAGCGAAAGAAAGTAATGTTGAAGGGAACTTTTGGGATAAATATCCGGATATCGTTAAGGTATATACAATCAAAGATAACAACGGGAAAGTCTGGAGCCGGGAAGTATGTGGAGGACCTCATGTAGAAGATACGACAACCTTAGGGAAGTTCAGGATCACAAAAGAACAATCTTCTGCTGCTGGAGTTAGGAGGATTAAAGGAGTAATTAATAAAAACGCGGAACAATAG